The nucleotide sequence TCAAagtaaaattacttttaaaaaaacactttaGTTCTAATAGTAAGCTATATTTACAGCAGCCATTTTTACAAGTAAGATATCTTTTTAGTTAACGGTTTTTGGTGCACTCAATTTATTCAACCTGTGATTTGGTGTCCAGTGTCCCAAACTTTGGTTAGCATAATAATCCATGGGATAGGCTTCGGATAAATCTCGAGGCCAAAAAACTTGTTCATTTAAAGCAACGAATGCTTCGTATGGTGTGAGTAAAGGTTTAGTAAACTCAACACCCCAGTCAATACTAAGACGAGGACATGCAACCTTTGGAGCAAAAAAGAATGATGAAGTAGCTCTTTTGAGTCGACAAATTTATGCAATAAAAGTAAAATGTTATATGATCAACAAGGATGTGTAAAATCTACCTTATTGACTTGGAGTATGCAAATGGCATTGTTGTATTCGATGAGGGTGCTGGAAAAGTTCAGAGTTTTCTAAAAGCTTTAAGTGATGATGGAAGGATGGTTGGGATACATTTATCCTCCTTTATGTTCAAAATATTGCTTGAGGACTGATTTGAATCAATACATTTTCGGACCATACAGAGTAAATTAATTACTGATACATGACGACACCCTCATTTACCTTGGAAATTCCGAAAGGGTAGTGAATAACGAATAACATATTCCACCTCCCACGCCTGTGGGTTTGTTTTTTAAGAACAAACGAGAAGTATGCTGCACAGCAGTTGGCTTTATGTTCTTGTCTGTAAAAAACAGCCAGCGAAGGTTGAGGACAAGTGTATTTCTTCAAATTACTGTCTGAGTGTGGTAGAACCACATACTGAATGTAAGCATAATGTTTAAAGTCGAAATAGCAAGTCGACTGATCAGACTGTGAATCTTTGCCGACTTGACTGTTTACAACTTTGCTACGTATGTCCAGCCACCGAAATGCTAAGCTGGATAGGAGAGGAGCAGGTCTAAATAACGTATGGATGCGCTAGACTAATTGTAACATCGATCCATTAAGTCATTTACTGTCGTTTTTGTCTTTATAGCAGTCGTTTGGCGGATTAGTTCGACTATTCTGAGTGGTTGAGTTGAGGTTCTTTTAGCAAGTGTATTTGTAGATGGAAATAACGAGTTCATAACGAAGTCAATTCTGATGACGAAACGTCCATAATCGAATGGAGTGGCTTACAAGACATCAAACATATTATGTCGCCCATTGATAAAGCTGAAGAAGTTTAGCACGAACTAGACAATTTATTATTGGAGTACATCTTAAGTGGTTATAGTAAATCGCGTTTCTAATTTCCAAGACCATTAAAAGTACTTCAACCATAAAATCAGGTCATTTTAACGCTTACGGCACTTAAAAATTGTCATACGCATATATGAATTGAAGCCTAAAACCGAAAAGTTAAGGATACCTGAATCCAGACGTCTACTTGTTCATCGAAAAGCGCTAATTTACTTGGAATTATTTCAGACAGCAATAGTATAATGTAAGTCTTTCCTGATTTTTCCAATTCTGTCTGAAGTTGTTTCACAACGGTTGATGACCCTTGTTTTCCGAGTGTACCTATATTACAATAAGAGGAAAAGTAGTACGAAAACAGTTTCTCAGTTGGATGCTAGTGAGGTTAGAGAAAAGCAATTTATTTGGGAAGGAAATGGTATTTATGAAAAATTTCTGAGTAAATGGTTGGTAAAGGTTTGATTGATTTGGGAGTAATTTTCTCCACAGTCTAGTTCCAACTAGAGAAACAATGAGAACTAGTAAACACGGGATGGTtgctttaataaaataaatattcaagagATGTACGTACACTTCATAAGAGATCAAACGTAAGCTCTCCAGGTTTCGTGGTATTTTTTGTCTAACCAGTAGGTCGAGGTTCGTTACCTCTGGAGCGATCGATTGGGCAGAATATAGTTTTGAAAGAAAATTATCAAGTAAATACAGCAGAAGTTTATATAACCAGAATGATGATAATAAAGGCATAAGTTGTAGTTTACTTACCCAATATTATCCCAAAATTGACAGCATTTCTTGCGGTATCAACAGCTTTTTTTCTATGTTTACGCATTACTTTATGATCATAGTATTCACGCGTAAATGACTTATTGTAGGGATCATAACGATAAGCAGCTAACAACGGATTAGATATCATAATAGATTCAAGATGAAAGCGACCATCACCCACGTAGATTAAGGCATCAACACCTTCTACCTGTTTAGGAAGAAAATATACAGATATGATCGGAACAGCGATTAAAAGTGTTAAAGAGCAAACAAGGGAAGTGATGAGATAAACTCTTGCGAATATCTCTCTGTGATTCAACCATTCGTTCACGAGTTCGGATACCGTCTCCTCCCCGAACTTTGGTTCGGACAGCTGGATAGTGTTGCTAAGTTTTAGAGTAAAAGCAAACCTCGCTAAATTATACTTTGTTATCGAGCTGTTTGACATAGTGAGTGTATATTCGCTAGCAAAAGAAATCCATAAAGGATAAGAAATATCACTAGCAACTTAAAAATATTGAAGTTTTATGTACAGCCTTATTCATGAAAGGCTGTAATGTAATAAAAACGATTCAGATGGCTTGTGATCCCTGATCAGGAGCATCCTTATGACTCTATGCACTGAATCTTCAATAATTCCAGAAAAAATGCATCTTCACTTACACTTAGTAAAACAAAGTGAATTGGTAAAATGGACGACATAATTTAAACAGACATCCAACTTGCAGACAAAGTAATAACATTTTCCTGGCACAATTGTAAGCTCATCTATGTCCAACCACTGTACAACGCATCTACTGAAAAGGAGAAATCATTATTGCTTGATCACCACTAACTTTTAAATACTGACATgttaaacaaaaacaattaaGTGAGTAATGTGGTTTAACATGTGTTTCTGAATAGTGCAGTTGGGACGAGAGGATGAGATGGTTGTCAGTTAAGATGATCAGATCACTTCACGTATTCGCTAAACGAATCCTTACTTTGAAATGATGCAGCACactgatatatatatggagagtTTATGAAGATCAGACCATTTAGCGCTTGACACTTTATGCTAAATTAAACTATATTAAAGAAAGCACAGAATTAAGTAAAGGTAACTGAATGGAGATATTCAGTCGTACTGATATAGAGTTAACTCAGTCCCACTCATACTGAAGGTAATTTCTTTTGGTTACTGAGTATTCTGTCTACATCAGTGACTTTAAATGATGTTCGATAGTGTGTATTGTCATCAAATTTTATTGGACGTTAATGTGTCAATAGTTACAAACATGTACCATTGAATACTGTGATCGAATATTTAAGACACTGTACATTGTTTTacacaaataaacaacaaaacaaGAACTAGTATAAAACTTACTTTAGGAGATGTACATCCAAGTATTTCACCAGGCGATAAAGGAAGGCACTGAGGGATGGTAACTGAGTAGCCGGCTTCTAATAATGGTTGTTTAGCAGTCTGCAAACTAGTAACAAATTGTATTGTAGAAACAAGGGCTAAACGGGAAGACTTCTCAAAGTTAGCCTTTACACTATCTATGAGATGGACGATATCGATCTGAATATCAACAAATACGTATCTATGTACGTACAGAAAAAcgtaaagaaaagaaaaccaCTGAGTATTTTAATACAAACCTATTATATACATGAGGAACCACATGAGAATTATGTATCACAGAAAGCAAGTTTGCCTAACTAGGTGTTACAGTTATAGTTATGACTTATTATTTGTAAACATGAACCAGACCATCCCGGTGATTAACAGAGAATAATGAGAACTAATACATCTGTTTATACTATCGATTATCTGAATGTGATAAAAATACAACATAGTTTTTCATAAATTTAGGAAAGGTGGACTTTAGAGTACTAATTAAATTCATCTTGAACCATAAAAATTAAGACTTCTGGA is from Schistosoma haematobium chromosome 6, whole genome shotgun sequence and encodes:
- the DPH1_1 gene encoding Diphthamide biosynthesis protein 1 (EggNog:ENOG410V6MB~COG:J) → MCRLEWQITEGQIFRLSPSRPRMNDANRKTNIMRLGLEMPTKRILPWKIPDWLLDDPLLNKSISEYLPVHYNFEIHKTIWRIHCLRARRIALQMPEGLLLFAIPISEIIRNYFIRSNKTSGHALTISTNDATVGEDSIKDIDVVILGDVTYGACCVEELTAKALGVDLLVHYGHSCLVPLDSISVLYVFVDIQIDIVHLIDSVKANFEKSSRLALVSTIQFVTSLQTAKQPLLEAGYSVTIPQCLPLSPGEILGCTSPKVEGVDALIYVGDGRFHLESIMISNPLLAAYRYDPYNKSFTREYYDHKVMRKHRKKAVDTARNAVNFGIILGTLGKQGSSTVVKQLQTELEKSGKTYIILLLSEIIPSKLALFDEQVDVWIQVACPRLSIDWGVEFTKPLLTPYEAFVALNEQVFWPRDLSEAYPMDYYANQSLGHWTPNHRLNKLSAPKTVN
- the DPH1_1 gene encoding Diphthamide biosynthesis protein 1, variant 2 (EggNog:ENOG410V6MB~COG:J); its protein translation is MAYTLSSSQADCFTNARRYVFVDIQIDIVHLIDSVKANFEKSSRLALVSTIQFVTSLQTAKQPLLEAGYSVTIPQCLPLSPGEILGCTSPKVEGVDALIYVGDGRFHLESIMISNPLLAAYRYDPYNKSFTREYYDHKVMRKHRKKAVDTARNAVNFGIILGTLGKQGSSTVVKQLQTELEKSGKTYIILLLSEIIPSKLALFDEQVDVWIQVSLTFRF